The proteins below are encoded in one region of Opisthocomus hoazin isolate bOpiHoa1 chromosome 24, bOpiHoa1.hap1, whole genome shotgun sequence:
- the SC5D gene encoding lathosterol oxidase, with protein sequence MDLVLEVADRHLLTPYVYPAGWPETEPCRQLLSLFVITNVGALAVYLLCATLSYHFIFDHQLMKHPQFLENQVRREMAFALRSLPWLSVPTVAVFFVEVRGYSKLYDNIEDSPYGWSGVFLSMLTFLLFTDMGIYWIHRALHHRLLYKRFHKPHHLWKIATPFASHAFHPVDGFMQSLPYHIYPFLFPLHKVTYLGLYIFVNLWTISIHDGDYRVPRLLRHVINGSAHHTDHHLYFDYNYGQYFTLWDKIGGSYKSPTAFEGKGPHDYVRKLREKGPGSPDGPPAAKTE encoded by the exons ATGGACCTGGTCCTGGAGGTGGCCGACCGGCACCTCCTGACGCCCTACGTGTACCCCGCCGGCTGGCCCGAGACCGAGCCGTGCCGCCAGCTCCTCAGCCTCTTCGTCATCACCAACGTGGGGGCGCTGGCCGTGTACCTGCTCTGCGCCACCCTCAGCTACCACTTCATCTTCGACCACCAACTCATGAAACACCCCCAGTTCCTAGAG AACCAGGTGCGTCGGGAGATGGCCTTCGCGCTGCGCTCGCTCCCCTGGCTCAGCGTGCCCACCGTCGCCGTGTTCTTCGTCGAGGTGCGCGGCTACAGCAAGCTCTACGACAACATCGAGGACTCCCCGTACG GCTGGTCGGGCGTCTTCCTCAGCATGCTGACCTTCCTCCTCTTCACCGACATGGGCATCTACTGGATACACCGCGCTCTGCACCACAGACTGCTCTATAAG CGCTTCCACAAGCCCCACCACCTCTGGAAGATCGCGACGCCCTTCGCCAGCCACGCCTTCCACCCCGTCGACGGCTTCATGCAGAGCCTGCCCTACCACATCtaccccttcctcttccccctgcACAAAGTCACCTACTTGGGCCTCTACATCTTCGTCAACCTCTGGACCATCTCCATTCACGACGGCGACTACCGCGTCCCCCGCCTCCTGCGACACGTCATCAACGGCTCGGCTCACCACACCGACCACCACCTGTACTTCGACTACAACTACGGGCAGTACTTCACCCTCTGGGACAAGATCGGCGGCTCCTACAAGAGCCCCACGGCCTTCGAGGGCAAAGGCCCCCACGACTACGTGCGCAAGCTCCGCGAGAAAGGCCCGGGGTCGCCCGACGGGCCCCCGGCCGCCAAGACCGAGTAG